One segment of Triticum aestivum cultivar Chinese Spring chromosome 2A, IWGSC CS RefSeq v2.1, whole genome shotgun sequence DNA contains the following:
- the LOC123186694 gene encoding disease resistance protein Pik-2-like isoform X1 has translation MLENIIKELPDDKTSRIIVTTRFHSVATPKRDTELRRVTGLAEEKSKKLFEQAFSESKGNKDVAIIWPQDFSAPPNTEEVIAQDVPRETRGRIQPHWRLNILTHKVRTRILLRRVRRPTKKKHVHSCKQGTPETESQGSEDATVPNEVWKMCGGLPLAIVTMAGHVACNPDKSLKDWSDVCSSLFPELGQDHIKKLTQEEVGRIISYCYDDMPAEIKTCSMYLSIFPKGDRISRKRLTRRWIAEGFVREKHGLSMEEVAETYFNHLIRRKIIRPVEHSSNGKVKKCTVHDMVLEHIVAKASEENFITVVGGNWLMQPSSSKVRRLSLQACDSNRAKDTEKMNMSHVRSVTMFGSLNNQLHAHLFKLEIVQIMDLEGCKGFKQHHIIEICRMVLLK, from the exons ATGCTGGAAAATATTATAAAAGAACTTCCTGATGATAAAACCAGCAGAATAATAGTTACGACGCGGTTCCATTCTGTGGCTACACCCAAAAGAGACACAGAACTTCGTCGAGTCACTGGTCTTGCTGAAGAAAAATCCAAGAAATTATTTGAGCAGGCCTTCTCTGAGTCCAAAGGAAACAAAGATGTTGCTATTATATGGCCTCAAGATTTTtctgcaccacccaacacagaagAAG TCATCGCCCAGGATGTGCCCAGGGAAACTAGGGGCCGAATCCAGCCACATTGGCGACTCAATATTTTGACACACAAAGTGCGCACAAGAATACTGCTGAGAAGAGTACGCCGTCCAACGAAGAAAAAACATGTCCATTCATGTAAGCAAGGCACCCCTGAAACTGAAAGCCAAGGTAGTGAAGATGCCACTGTCCCCAATGAAGTCTGGAAGATGTGTGGGGGGCTGCCATTGGCCATAGTTACCATGGCTGGTCATGTGGCCTGCAACCCGGACAAATCATTGAAGGATTGGTCCGACGTTTGCAGCTCTCTATTCCCGGAGTTAGGACAAGATCATATCAAAAAACTTACGCAGGAGGAAGTGGGTAGGATCATTAGCTATTGCTATGACGACATGCCTGCGGAAATCAAGACTTGCTCGATGTATTTGAGCATATTTCCGAAGGGTGACAGAATCAGCCGGAAGCGTTTGACAAGGCGATGGATAGCCGAGGGCTTTGTCCGCGAGAAGCATGGGCTGAGTATGGAAGAAGTTGCAGAGACGTATTTCAATCATCTCATAAGAAGGAAGATCATCCGGCCAGTGGAGCACAGCAGCAATGGAAAGGTAAAGAAATGCACAGTTCATGACATGGTTCTCGAGCACATTGTAGCAAAGGCAAGCGAAGAGAATTTCATCACCGTAGTTGGTGGTAACTGGCTAATGCAGCCATCTAGCAGCAAGGTCCGTCGGCTGTCCCTCCAAGCCTGTGATTCCAACCGTGCAAAGGATACAGAAAAGATGAACATGTCACATGTTCGATCAGTAACCATGTTTGGAAGTTTGAACAACCAGTTGCATGCCCATTTGTTCAAGCTTGAAATTGTGCAGATCATGGATCTTGAAGGATGCAAGGGTTTTAAACAGCACCATATCATAGAGATTTGCAGAATGGTTCTGCTCAAGTAA
- the LOC123186694 gene encoding disease resistance protein Pik-2-like isoform X2, producing the protein MKALRILSGIEIDEASVDLHHLTELRKLAIYKLNTKGSTANFKDLISSIEYLGGYSLQTLVIDDESSEFIKSLDDLSSPPKFLIALELSGKMAKLPNCLQHLHTLSKLTLSVTALRTDNLKDLSNLEALFSLTFSFREKGQDRETLAIVAENKMYSKGKVTVPADGFKSLKLMRLFVSGLVLPLLSFSNKAMPDLERLELRYNMLEGLYGVENLAKLKEVHFTSDAKANEGTMTKDIVAEINNALSINGKTSKIIVHN; encoded by the coding sequence ATGAAGGCTTTGCGCATACTGTCGGGGATTGAGATTGATGAGGCATCAGTGGATCTTCATCATTTGACTGAGCTGAGGAAGCTTGCAATCTACAAGCTGAATACCAAGGGGAGCACTGCAAATTTCAAAGATTTAATCTCCTCTATTGAGTACCTCGGTGGCTATTCTCTACAGACCCTTGTAATTGATGACGAGTCATCGGAGTTTATCAAATCACTAGATGACCTGTCATCCCCTCCGAAATTTCTTATTGCCCTTGAGTTATCAGGCAAGATGGCTAAGCTCCCCAATTGCTTGCAACACCTCCATACTCTCAGCAAGTTAACCCTTTCTGTTACAGCTCTCCGGACTGATAACTTAAAGGATCTCAGCAACCTAGAGGCATTGTTTTCTCTCACCTTTTCTTTTAGGGAAAAAGGGCAGGATCGAGAAACACTGGCCATTGTCGCAGAAAATAAGATGTACTCCAAGGGGAAGGTCACAGTTCCAGCAGATGGCTTTAAGAGTCTTAAGCTTATGCGCCTCTTTGTCTCTGGTCTTGTCTTGCCATTATTGAGCTTCTCCAATAAGGCTATGCCAGACCTGGAAAGGCTTGAGCTACGTTACAACATGCTGGAGGGCCTTTATGGGGTAGAAAACCTTGCAAAACTCAAGGAGGTGCATTTTACATCAGACGCCAAAGCTAATGAAGGTACCATGACTAAGGATATAGTAGCAGAGATAAATAATGCACTGAGTATTAATGGGAAAACATCCAAGATAATCGTTCACAACTGA